In one Bordetella pertussis 18323 genomic region, the following are encoded:
- a CDS encoding IS110-like element IS1663 family transposase has product MADSSLLSAGGQVHVFIGIDVSKAKLDCTLLTAEADKRKTKVVVNTAAGVQALLAWCAKHGAQPAQLHAILEPTGLYHEQAATALPQVRVSLVNPAQARDFAKALALRSKNDALDSYVLARYGQTLSPALWHPAPLHARQLRALLTRREALSKDLLRELNRKEKSQFSPSAPLVDGSIDKAIAFLREQIKQIERAIDQHIDNHPDLKQDCELLNSIPAIGPQAGNAILAVMHNRHIDSAQSLAAYLGVVPVQRQSGSSLNSCARLSKAGPSQVRATLYMAALVGTRHNPHIRALYQRLLKTGKSKKAALGAAMRKLVHLCFGVLKNRIPYQPNYAMNG; this is encoded by the coding sequence GTGGCTGACAGCAGTTTGTTATCTGCAGGAGGCCAAGTCCATGTTTTCATAGGTATTGATGTATCAAAGGCCAAGCTGGATTGCACGTTGCTGACGGCTGAGGCTGACAAGCGTAAGACCAAGGTGGTGGTCAACACCGCCGCGGGCGTACAAGCCCTGCTGGCGTGGTGCGCCAAACACGGCGCACAGCCGGCGCAGTTGCACGCCATCCTGGAGCCTACGGGTCTGTATCACGAGCAAGCGGCCACGGCGCTGCCCCAGGTCCGGGTCTCTTTGGTCAATCCCGCCCAGGCCCGGGACTTTGCCAAGGCCTTGGCGCTGCGCTCCAAAAATGATGCGCTCGACAGCTACGTGCTGGCTCGCTATGGACAGACGCTGAGCCCGGCGCTGTGGCACCCGGCGCCCTTGCATGCGCGTCAACTGCGCGCCTTGTTGACGCGACGCGAGGCGCTGAGCAAGGATCTGTTGCGTGAGCTCAATCGCAAAGAGAAGAGCCAGTTCAGCCCCTCGGCGCCCTTGGTCGATGGTTCCATCGACAAGGCCATCGCGTTCTTGCGCGAACAGATCAAACAAATCGAGCGGGCGATCGATCAGCACATCGACAACCACCCCGACCTCAAGCAAGACTGCGAGCTGCTGAACTCCATCCCCGCCATCGGGCCTCAGGCCGGCAACGCCATCCTGGCCGTCATGCACAATCGGCATATCGACTCCGCCCAGAGCCTGGCCGCCTATCTCGGGGTGGTCCCTGTGCAGCGCCAATCCGGCAGCAGTCTGAACAGCTGCGCACGCCTGTCCAAAGCCGGCCCCTCCCAGGTGCGCGCCACGTTATACATGGCGGCCCTGGTTGGGACCCGCCACAACCCCCACATCCGCGCCCTTTACCAGCGCCTGCTCAAAACAGGAAAAAGCAAAAAGGCCGCGCTGGGCGCGGCCATGAGAAAACTGGTGCATCTGTGCTTCGGGGTCCTCAAAAACCGCATCCCCTACCAGCCCAATTACGCCATGAACGGTTGA
- a CDS encoding IS481-like element IS481 family transposase, giving the protein MNTHKHARLTFLRRLEMVQQLIAHQVCVPEAARAYGVTAPTVRKWLGRFLAQGQAGLADASSRPTVSPRAIAPAKALAIVELRRKRLTQARIAQALGVSASTVSRVLARAGLSHLADLEPAEPVVRYEHQAPGDLLHIDIKKLGRIQRPGHRVTGNRRDTVEGAGWDFVFVAIDDHARVAFTDIHPDERFPSAVQFLKDAVAYYQRLGVTIQRLLTDNGSAFRSRAFAALCHELGIKHRFTRPYRPQTNGKAERFIQSALREWAYAHTYQNSQHRADAMKSWLHHYNWHRPHQGIGRAVPISRLNLDEYNLLTVHR; this is encoded by the coding sequence ATGAACACCCATAAGCATGCCCGATTGACCTTCCTACGTCGACTCGAAATGGTCCAGCAATTGATCGCCCATCAAGTTTGTGTGCCTGAAGCGGCCCGCGCCTATGGGGTCACCGCGCCGACTGTGCGCAAATGGCTGGGCCGCTTCCTGGCTCAGGGCCAGGCGGGCTTGGCCGATGCGTCCTCGCGCCCGACGGTCTCGCCCCGAGCGATTGCGCCGGCCAAGGCGCTGGCTATCGTGGAGCTGCGCCGCAAGCGGCTGACCCAAGCGCGCATCGCCCAGGCGCTGGGCGTGTCAGCCAGCACCGTCAGCCGCGTCCTGGCCCGCGCCGGTCTGTCGCACCTGGCCGACCTGGAGCCGGCCGAGCCGGTGGTGCGCTACGAGCATCAGGCCCCCGGCGATCTGCTGCACATCGACATCAAGAAGCTGGGACGTATCCAGCGCCCTGGCCACCGGGTCACGGGCAACCGACGCGATACCGTTGAGGGGGCCGGCTGGGACTTCGTCTTCGTGGCCATCGATGACCACGCCCGCGTGGCCTTCACCGACATCCACCCCGACGAGCGCTTCCCCAGCGCCGTCCAGTTCCTCAAGGACGCAGTGGCCTACTACCAGCGCCTGGGCGTGACCATCCAGCGCTTGCTCACCGACAATGGCTCGGCCTTTCGCAGCCGCGCCTTCGCCGCGCTGTGCCATGAGCTGGGCATCAAGCACCGCTTTACCCGACCTTACCGCCCACAGACCAATGGCAAGGCCGAACGCTTCATCCAGTCGGCCTTGCGTGAGTGGGCTTACGCTCACACCTACCAGAACTCCCAACACCGAGCCGATGCCATGAAATCCTGGCTACACCACTACAACTGGCATCGACCCCACCAAGGCATCGGGCGCGCTGTACCCATCTCCAGACTCAACCTGGACGAATACAACCTATTGACAGTTCACAGGTAG
- the tsaD gene encoding tRNA (adenosine(37)-N6)-threonylcarbamoyltransferase complex transferase subunit TsaD, which produces MIILGFESSCDETGVAAVCTERGLLAHALHTQIAMHQEYGGVVPELASRDHIRRVVPLTRQVLAEAGLTLADVGAVAYTAGPGLAGALLVGASVAQALAWSRALPAIGIHHLEGHLLSPLLAEPRPEFPFVALLVSGGHTQLMRVDGVGRYELLGETLDDAAGEAFDKSAKLMGLGYPGGPALARLAEQGDASRYDLPRPMLHSGDLDFSFSGLKTAVLTRVKAATRDGGELGEQDRADLAAATQAAIVEVLAAKAIRALKQTGLRRLVVAGGVGANALLRAHLARALKPLRAEAYFPPLSLCTDNGAMIAFAAAERVKAGLADLREGDHAFTVRPRWDLADIQAG; this is translated from the coding sequence ATGATCATTCTCGGCTTTGAAAGCTCGTGCGACGAAACCGGCGTGGCCGCCGTCTGCACCGAGCGCGGCCTGCTTGCGCACGCCCTGCATACCCAGATCGCCATGCACCAGGAATATGGTGGCGTGGTGCCCGAACTCGCCTCGCGCGACCATATCCGGCGCGTGGTGCCGCTGACCCGCCAGGTGCTGGCCGAGGCCGGCCTGACGCTGGCTGACGTGGGCGCGGTGGCCTACACCGCCGGGCCGGGCCTGGCCGGCGCCTTGCTGGTGGGCGCCAGCGTGGCCCAGGCGCTGGCCTGGTCGCGCGCGCTGCCGGCCATCGGCATCCATCACCTGGAAGGACATCTGCTGTCGCCGCTGCTGGCCGAGCCGCGTCCCGAGTTTCCGTTCGTGGCCTTGCTGGTCTCGGGCGGGCATACCCAGCTGATGCGGGTCGACGGCGTGGGCCGCTACGAACTGCTGGGCGAGACGCTGGACGACGCCGCCGGCGAGGCCTTCGACAAATCGGCCAAACTGATGGGCCTGGGCTATCCGGGCGGCCCCGCGCTGGCGCGCCTGGCCGAGCAGGGCGACGCCAGCCGCTACGACCTGCCGCGCCCCATGCTGCACAGCGGCGACCTGGATTTCAGCTTCAGCGGATTGAAGACCGCGGTCCTGACCCGTGTGAAAGCGGCCACGCGCGATGGCGGCGAACTGGGCGAACAGGACCGCGCCGACCTGGCGGCGGCAACGCAGGCCGCCATCGTCGAGGTGCTGGCGGCCAAGGCCATCCGCGCCTTGAAGCAGACGGGCCTGCGCCGCCTGGTGGTGGCCGGCGGGGTAGGCGCCAACGCGCTGCTGCGCGCGCATCTGGCGCGCGCGCTCAAGCCCTTGCGGGCCGAAGCCTATTTTCCGCCGCTGTCGCTGTGCACCGACAATGGCGCCATGATCGCGTTCGCGGCGGCCGAGCGGGTCAAGGCCGGACTGGCCGACCTGCGCGAGGGCGACCACGCCTTCACGGTGCGGCCGCGCTGGGATCTGGCGGACATCCAGGCCGGGTAG
- a CDS encoding NCS2 family permease encodes MLEKLFQLRDHATTVRTEIVAGLTTFLTMSYIIFLNPDILSSTGMDRNAVFVATCLAAALGSLIMALVANWPIGMAPGMGLNAFFAFTVVKTMGYTWEQALGAVFISGVIFLFLTISGIRAWLIRGIPHSLRSAIAAGIGLFLAIIALSNANIVVAHPATKVTLGDLREPGPLFAILGFFIIAALDALRVRGAILIGILSVTVLSMLLGYNQFNGIFSSPPSLAPTFMQLDILGALHTGFVHVILVFVLVEVFDATGTLMGIAKRAGLAPEDRPNRLGRALFADSTAIVAGSMLGTSSTTAYVESASGVQAGGRTGLTALVVALLFLAALFIAPLAGSVPAYATAPALLYVAGLMMRELIDIDWNDVSEATPAALTALVMPFTYSIANGLAFGFISYVVLKTCTGRIREVHPATWLVAILFIVRYAFFPE; translated from the coding sequence ATGCTGGAGAAGCTATTCCAACTGCGTGACCACGCCACGACCGTACGCACGGAGATCGTGGCTGGGCTGACGACATTCCTCACCATGTCGTACATCATCTTCCTGAACCCCGACATCCTGTCGAGCACCGGCATGGATCGCAATGCCGTGTTCGTGGCGACCTGCCTGGCCGCCGCCCTGGGTTCGCTGATCATGGCGCTGGTGGCCAACTGGCCGATCGGCATGGCGCCGGGCATGGGCCTGAACGCGTTCTTCGCGTTCACCGTGGTCAAGACCATGGGCTACACCTGGGAGCAGGCGCTGGGCGCCGTGTTCATCTCGGGCGTCATCTTCCTGTTCCTGACCATCTCGGGCATCCGCGCCTGGCTCATCCGCGGCATCCCGCACTCGCTGCGCAGCGCCATCGCCGCGGGTATCGGGCTGTTCCTGGCCATCATCGCGCTGTCCAACGCCAACATCGTCGTCGCGCACCCCGCCACCAAGGTGACGCTGGGCGACCTGCGCGAGCCCGGCCCGCTGTTCGCCATCCTGGGCTTTTTCATCATCGCGGCGCTGGATGCGCTGCGCGTGCGCGGCGCGATCCTGATCGGCATCCTGTCGGTGACCGTGCTGTCCATGCTGCTGGGCTACAACCAGTTCAACGGCATCTTCTCCTCGCCGCCCAGCCTGGCCCCGACGTTCATGCAACTGGACATCCTGGGCGCCCTGCACACGGGCTTCGTGCACGTGATCCTGGTGTTCGTGCTGGTCGAGGTGTTCGACGCCACCGGCACGCTGATGGGCATCGCCAAGCGCGCCGGCCTGGCGCCGGAAGACCGCCCCAACCGCCTGGGACGCGCGCTGTTTGCCGACAGCACCGCCATCGTGGCCGGCTCGATGCTGGGCACCAGCAGCACCACCGCCTATGTGGAAAGCGCCTCGGGCGTACAGGCGGGCGGACGCACCGGCCTGACGGCGCTGGTCGTGGCGCTGCTGTTCCTGGCCGCGCTGTTCATCGCGCCGCTGGCCGGCTCGGTGCCCGCCTACGCCACCGCGCCCGCGCTGCTGTATGTCGCCGGGCTGATGATGCGCGAGCTGATCGACATCGACTGGAACGACGTGTCCGAGGCCACGCCGGCCGCGCTGACCGCCCTGGTCATGCCGTTCACGTACTCCATCGCCAACGGCCTGGCCTTCGGCTTCATCAGCTACGTGGTGCTCAAGACCTGCACCGGCCGCATCCGCGAGGTGCACCCGGCCACCTGGCTGGTGGCGATCCTGTTCATCGTCCGCTACGCCTTCTTCCCCGAATAA
- a CDS encoding thioredoxin family protein translates to MSIVELTKDTFQDAITPDGTLIIDFWAPWCGPCRGFAPVFEQAAEQHPDVTFAKVNTDVEQELAGALGIRSIPTLMVFREKVLLFSQPGALSAGQLGELLTKVKEVDMAEVHRDIAQARENGEGEQA, encoded by the coding sequence ATGAGCATCGTTGAACTGACCAAGGACACCTTCCAGGACGCCATCACGCCGGATGGCACCCTGATCATCGATTTCTGGGCCCCCTGGTGTGGCCCGTGCCGCGGCTTCGCCCCCGTCTTCGAGCAAGCCGCCGAGCAGCATCCCGACGTGACCTTCGCCAAGGTCAATACCGACGTCGAACAGGAGCTGGCCGGCGCGCTGGGCATCCGCTCGATCCCGACCTTGATGGTGTTTCGCGAGAAGGTCCTGCTGTTCTCGCAACCCGGCGCCCTGTCGGCCGGCCAGCTCGGCGAACTGCTGACCAAGGTCAAGGAAGTCGACATGGCCGAGGTGCACCGCGATATCGCGCAGGCGCGCGAAAACGGCGAGGGCGAACAGGCCTGA
- a CDS encoding IMPACT family protein, protein MMHTLAAACRHQEEIKKSRFAAYAAPVGTIAEAMAHFAAHSDPAATHNCWAYRIGNEYRFNDDGEPGGTAGRPILQAIDGQGLDRVAVLVVRWFGGIKLGAGGLVRAYGGCAANCLRAGERLPVIALATVRCRCGFAELPLLQARLAQAGASVRSETFDADGAQLEFDVSRAALEELARTFANITRGRGDWDVQA, encoded by the coding sequence ATGATGCACACGCTTGCCGCCGCCTGCCGCCACCAGGAAGAAATCAAGAAAAGCCGCTTTGCCGCCTATGCCGCGCCGGTGGGCACGATCGCCGAGGCCATGGCGCATTTCGCCGCGCACAGCGACCCGGCGGCCACGCATAATTGCTGGGCCTACCGCATCGGCAACGAATACCGCTTCAATGACGACGGCGAACCGGGCGGCACGGCCGGACGGCCCATCCTGCAGGCCATAGACGGGCAGGGGCTGGACCGCGTGGCGGTGCTGGTGGTGCGCTGGTTCGGCGGCATCAAGCTGGGCGCGGGCGGGCTGGTGCGCGCCTATGGCGGCTGCGCCGCCAACTGCCTGCGCGCCGGCGAGCGCTTGCCGGTCATCGCCCTGGCGACGGTGCGCTGCCGCTGCGGCTTCGCCGAGCTGCCGCTGCTGCAGGCGCGGCTGGCGCAGGCGGGCGCCAGCGTGCGCAGCGAAACCTTCGACGCCGACGGCGCGCAACTGGAATTCGACGTATCGCGCGCCGCGCTCGAAGAGCTGGCGCGCACGTTCGCCAATATCACCCGCGGGCGCGGCGACTGGGACGTGCAGGCCTGA
- a CDS encoding IS481-like element IS481 family transposase has translation MNTHKHARLTFLRRLEMVQQLIAHQVCVPEAARAYGVTAPTVRKWLGRFLAQGQAGLADASSRPTVSPRAIAPAKALAIVELRRKRLTQARIAQALGVSASTVSRVLARAGLSHLADLEPAEPVVRYEHQAPGDLLHIDIKKLGRIQRPGHRVTGNRRDTVEGAGWDFVFVAIDDHARVAFTDIHPDERFPSAVQFLKDAVAYYQRLGVTIQRLLTDNGSAFRSRAFAALCHELGIKHRFTRPYRPQTNGKAERFIQSALREWAYAHTYQNSQHRADAMKSWLHHYNWHRPHQGIGRAVPISRLNLDEYNLLTVHS, from the coding sequence ATGAACACCCATAAGCATGCCCGATTGACCTTCCTACGTCGACTCGAAATGGTCCAGCAATTGATCGCCCATCAAGTTTGTGTGCCTGAAGCGGCCCGCGCCTATGGGGTCACCGCGCCGACTGTGCGCAAATGGCTGGGCCGCTTCCTGGCTCAGGGCCAGGCGGGCTTGGCCGATGCGTCCTCGCGCCCGACGGTCTCGCCCCGAGCGATTGCGCCGGCCAAGGCGCTGGCTATCGTGGAGCTGCGCCGCAAGCGGCTGACCCAAGCGCGCATCGCCCAGGCGCTGGGCGTGTCAGCCAGCACCGTCAGCCGCGTCCTGGCCCGCGCCGGTCTGTCGCACCTGGCCGACCTGGAGCCGGCCGAGCCGGTGGTGCGCTACGAGCATCAGGCCCCCGGCGATCTGCTGCACATCGACATCAAGAAGCTGGGACGTATCCAGCGCCCTGGCCACCGGGTCACGGGCAACCGACGCGATACCGTTGAGGGGGCCGGCTGGGACTTCGTCTTCGTGGCCATCGATGACCACGCCCGCGTGGCCTTCACCGACATCCACCCCGACGAGCGCTTCCCCAGCGCCGTCCAGTTCCTCAAGGACGCAGTGGCCTACTACCAGCGCCTGGGCGTGACCATCCAGCGCTTGCTCACCGACAATGGCTCGGCCTTTCGCAGCCGCGCCTTCGCCGCGCTGTGCCATGAGCTGGGCATCAAGCACCGCTTTACCCGACCTTACCGCCCACAGACCAATGGCAAGGCCGAACGCTTCATCCAGTCGGCCTTGCGTGAGTGGGCTTACGCTCACACCTACCAGAACTCCCAACACCGAGCCGATGCCATGAAATCCTGGCTACACCACTACAACTGGCATCGACCCCACCAAGGCATCGGGCGCGCTGTACCCATCTCCAGACTCAACCTGGACGAATACAACCTATTGACAGTTCACAGCTAG
- a CDS encoding transporter substrate-binding domain-containing protein produces the protein MTAPSTSHLSRLCLAALLAVALPALPGAAAQPGAAADPLAAACARGVLVVGVPFLADAPLAGAKVRTPERLDGVAAERLARQLGLPLQLRRLAAGDAAAQLASGAVDLVLADRRDGAPLAAQAPGMAVVGTGYATAPKAVIRGDTALRRWQDVAGRSVCMADAAQGAQALAQRHGATVRTYRAPSDALVAVREGACDLALIDDAVWAPLMKFPEWKKFSATLAPQGPRAELVWLAAPADAAWLAAQMQAWHREGAWTAMTAKWARDVAFDVYLDQEVPDCHG, from the coding sequence ATGACCGCGCCGTCTACCTCCCATCTTTCCCGCCTGTGCCTGGCCGCGCTGCTGGCCGTGGCGCTGCCCGCGCTGCCCGGCGCGGCCGCGCAGCCCGGCGCCGCGGCCGACCCGCTGGCGGCGGCGTGCGCGCGCGGGGTGCTGGTCGTCGGCGTACCGTTCCTGGCGGATGCGCCGCTGGCCGGCGCGAAGGTGCGTACGCCCGAACGCCTGGACGGCGTGGCGGCCGAACGGCTGGCCCGGCAACTGGGCCTGCCGCTGCAGTTGCGCCGCCTGGCGGCCGGCGACGCCGCCGCGCAGTTGGCGTCGGGCGCGGTCGACCTGGTGCTGGCCGATCGGCGCGATGGCGCGCCGCTGGCCGCGCAGGCGCCCGGCATGGCGGTGGTGGGAACTGGATATGCGACCGCGCCCAAGGCGGTCATCCGCGGCGATACCGCATTGCGGCGCTGGCAGGACGTGGCCGGGCGCAGCGTATGCATGGCCGATGCCGCGCAGGGCGCGCAGGCGCTGGCGCAACGCCATGGCGCGACCGTGCGCACCTATCGCGCGCCGTCCGATGCGTTGGTGGCGGTGCGCGAAGGCGCCTGCGACCTGGCGCTGATCGACGATGCGGTATGGGCGCCGCTGATGAAGTTTCCCGAGTGGAAGAAATTCTCGGCCACGTTGGCGCCGCAGGGGCCGCGCGCCGAACTGGTATGGCTGGCCGCGCCCGCCGACGCGGCCTGGCTGGCCGCGCAGATGCAGGCCTGGCACCGCGAGGGCGCCTGGACGGCCATGACGGCCAAATGGGCGCGCGACGTGGCCTTCGACGTGTACCTGGACCAGGAAGTGCCCGACTGCCACGGCTAG
- a CDS encoding ABC transporter permease, with protein sequence MSSSTRVTGARKHLAGVLGVLFILALWQAAAWVLPDFLMPGVPTVAQRLVEDLGQASFHQSLLGTLGRLGAGYGLALAAGIGFGLVAAVLFFFREVLRSAIVILQSIPSIAWVPLFLIVMGFGNTPIIVVVALSAFFPAALSVMNATESVQRVHVSAARVMGATRWGLIKRVYLPAVMPELITGAQLAFGNAWRALISAEMLIGFGKGLGRSLAYSGEIADMTGVMTNILVIAVLAALIDQFVLENLKHRLLRYQYV encoded by the coding sequence TTGAGCTCCTCCACCCGTGTAACCGGCGCACGCAAGCACCTCGCCGGGGTGCTTGGCGTGCTATTCATCCTGGCGCTGTGGCAGGCGGCGGCCTGGGTCCTGCCTGATTTCCTGATGCCGGGCGTGCCCACCGTGGCGCAGCGCCTGGTCGAGGACCTCGGCCAGGCTTCGTTCCACCAGAGCCTGCTGGGCACGCTGGGACGCCTGGGCGCGGGCTATGGCCTGGCGCTGGCCGCCGGTATCGGCTTCGGCCTGGTCGCCGCGGTGCTGTTCTTCTTCCGCGAAGTGCTGCGCAGCGCCATCGTCATCCTGCAGTCGATCCCGTCGATCGCCTGGGTGCCGCTGTTCCTCATCGTGATGGGCTTCGGCAACACGCCCATCATCGTGGTGGTGGCGCTGTCGGCGTTCTTTCCGGCCGCGCTCAGCGTCATGAACGCGACCGAGTCCGTGCAGCGCGTGCACGTCTCGGCCGCCCGCGTGATGGGGGCGACGCGCTGGGGGCTGATCAAGCGCGTCTACCTGCCGGCGGTCATGCCCGAGCTGATCACCGGCGCGCAACTGGCCTTCGGCAATGCCTGGCGCGCGCTCATCTCGGCCGAGATGCTGATCGGCTTCGGCAAGGGGCTGGGCCGTTCGCTGGCCTACTCGGGCGAGATCGCCGACATGACCGGCGTGATGACCAACATCCTGGTCATTGCCGTGCTGGCCGCGTTGATCGACCAGTTCGTGCTGGAAAACCTCAAGCATCGCCTGTTGCGCTACCAATACGTCTGA
- a CDS encoding ABC transporter ATP-binding protein, translating to MNLTFDHVHKSFGSLNVVEGFSSEFKTGELVALVGPSGCGKSTLLHLAAGLEQASQGRVLADGKPVQGPHPSRTLVFQEHALYPWLTLRDNVALALEFQNAPKAQARQQAVHWLERVGLGGFDAYYPHQVSGGMRQRAALARAFIAQPQTLLMDEPFGALDALTRLSLQDVLRQLIEQEKPSVVLVTHDVDEALFLADRIVVFSQRPARVLREFNLAHRAKSHDLSDLASEKREILRLLGIEVDSHGHGHGPKVALAA from the coding sequence ATGAATCTGACTTTCGATCACGTCCACAAGAGCTTCGGCTCGCTCAACGTCGTGGAGGGCTTTTCCAGCGAATTCAAGACCGGCGAGCTGGTTGCGCTGGTCGGTCCCTCGGGCTGCGGCAAATCGACCCTGCTGCATCTGGCGGCCGGCCTGGAGCAGGCCTCGCAGGGCCGTGTGCTGGCCGACGGCAAGCCGGTGCAGGGGCCGCACCCCAGCCGCACCCTGGTGTTCCAGGAGCACGCCCTCTATCCGTGGCTGACGCTGCGCGACAACGTGGCGCTGGCGTTGGAATTCCAGAACGCGCCCAAGGCGCAGGCGCGCCAGCAGGCCGTGCACTGGCTCGAGCGCGTCGGCCTGGGCGGTTTCGACGCCTACTATCCCCATCAGGTTTCCGGCGGCATGCGTCAGCGCGCCGCCTTGGCGCGCGCCTTCATCGCCCAGCCGCAGACCCTGCTGATGGACGAGCCTTTCGGCGCGCTGGATGCCCTGACCCGGCTGAGCCTGCAGGACGTGCTGCGCCAGCTGATCGAGCAGGAGAAGCCGTCGGTGGTGCTGGTCACCCACGACGTCGACGAAGCCCTGTTCCTGGCCGACCGCATCGTCGTGTTCAGCCAGCGCCCGGCCCGCGTGCTGCGCGAATTCAACCTGGCCCACCGCGCCAAGAGCCACGACCTGTCCGACCTGGCCAGCGAGAAGCGGGAAATCCTGCGTCTGCTCGGCATCGAAGTCGACAGCCATGGCCACGGCCATGGCCCCAAGGTAGCGCTGGCCGCCTGA
- a CDS encoding ABC-F family ATPase, with product MISTANLTIQFGPKPLFENVSVKFGEGNRYGLIGANGSGKSTFMKIIGGDLEPSAGNVSLEPGVRLGKLRQDQFAFEEVRVLDVVMMGHTEMWAAMSERDAIYANPEATEDDYMRAADLEAKFAEYDGYTAEARAGELLLGLEIAVDQHNLLMREIAPGWKLRVLLAQALFSNPDVLLLDEPTNNLDINTIRWLENVLNGYQSTMIIISHDRHFLNQVCTHMADVDYGEIRVYPGNYDDYMLASTQARERLTANNAKAKERIVELQDFVRRFAANKSKSRQATSRLKQIDRIKADQVEVKSSSRQNPYIRFEQNKVMHRLAVTIEKLSKSYDQPVIRDFSAMVDAGEKVAIIGANGVGKTTLLRMLATDLAPDSGTVKWSENADIGYMAQDVSDQFQQGDINLFDWMAEHRQPGDDDQSIRSALGRLLFSGDDLPKAPKVLSGGEKNRMTFGRLMLGRHNVMLLDEPTNHLDMESIESLQFALEKYEGALIFVSHDREFVSGLATRIIEILPDGELVDYRGGYEDYLASRGIEA from the coding sequence GTGATTTCCACTGCCAATCTCACTATCCAGTTCGGCCCCAAGCCGCTTTTCGAAAACGTCAGCGTCAAGTTCGGGGAAGGCAACCGGTATGGTCTGATCGGGGCCAACGGTTCCGGCAAGTCGACCTTCATGAAAATCATCGGCGGCGACCTCGAGCCCTCGGCGGGCAACGTGTCGCTCGAACCCGGCGTGCGGCTGGGCAAGCTGCGCCAGGACCAGTTCGCCTTCGAGGAGGTGCGGGTGCTGGACGTGGTCATGATGGGCCACACCGAGATGTGGGCGGCCATGTCCGAGCGCGACGCGATCTACGCCAACCCCGAGGCCACCGAAGACGACTACATGCGCGCGGCCGACCTGGAAGCCAAGTTCGCCGAATACGACGGCTACACGGCCGAAGCGCGCGCCGGCGAACTCCTGCTAGGCCTGGAGATCGCCGTGGACCAGCACAACCTGCTCATGCGCGAAATCGCGCCCGGCTGGAAGCTGCGCGTGCTGCTGGCGCAGGCGCTGTTCTCCAACCCCGACGTGCTGCTGCTGGACGAGCCCACCAACAACCTGGACATCAATACGATCCGCTGGCTGGAGAACGTGCTCAACGGCTACCAGAGCACGATGATCATCATCAGCCACGACCGGCACTTCCTGAACCAGGTCTGCACCCACATGGCAGACGTGGACTATGGCGAGATCCGCGTCTACCCCGGCAACTACGATGACTACATGCTGGCCTCCACCCAGGCCCGCGAGCGCCTGACGGCCAACAACGCCAAGGCCAAGGAGCGCATCGTCGAACTGCAGGACTTCGTGCGCCGGTTCGCGGCCAACAAGTCCAAGTCGCGCCAGGCCACGTCGCGCCTGAAGCAGATCGACCGCATCAAGGCCGACCAGGTCGAGGTCAAGTCCTCGTCGCGCCAGAACCCGTACATCCGCTTCGAGCAGAACAAGGTCATGCACCGCCTGGCGGTCACGATCGAGAAGCTGTCCAAGTCGTACGACCAGCCGGTCATCCGCGATTTCTCCGCCATGGTCGACGCCGGCGAGAAAGTCGCCATCATCGGCGCCAACGGGGTGGGCAAGACCACGCTGCTGCGCATGCTGGCGACCGACCTGGCGCCGGATTCGGGCACCGTCAAGTGGTCCGAGAACGCCGACATCGGCTACATGGCCCAGGACGTGTCCGACCAGTTCCAGCAGGGCGACATCAACCTGTTCGACTGGATGGCCGAGCATCGCCAGCCGGGCGACGACGACCAGTCGATCCGGTCCGCGCTGGGCCGGCTGCTGTTCTCCGGCGACGATCTCCCCAAGGCGCCCAAGGTGCTGTCCGGCGGCGAGAAGAACCGCATGACCTTCGGCCGCCTGATGTTGGGCCGGCACAACGTCATGCTGCTCGACGAGCCCACCAACCACCTGGACATGGAATCCATCGAATCGCTGCAGTTCGCGCTGGAAAAGTACGAAGGCGCGCTGATTTTCGTGTCGCACGACCGCGAGTTCGTCTCGGGGCTGGCCACGCGCATCATCGAGATCCTGCCCGACGGCGAGCTGGTCGACTATCGCGGCGGCTACGAGGATTACCTGGCTTCGCGCGGCATCGAGGCGTAA